The Sporichthyaceae bacterium genome has a window encoding:
- a CDS encoding helix-turn-helix domain-containing protein, protein MRTDEKPLRADAARNRERILTAAGEVFAARGLDATLDEIAAHAGLGVGTVYRRFANREELVEALFQERLAQVATLASAALEEPDSWVALNLLFEALGAMIATDQGLFEAMICRPENQGRAAVRERMQPIVGEIFARAQADGHLRADVVPTDFPMLLRMIAAVAEFTREVRPELWRRYLAILLDGLRVDRTELTELSETPIDPVEVDEVRSCWGSRRR, encoded by the coding sequence GTGCGAACGGATGAGAAGCCGCTGCGAGCCGATGCCGCGCGCAATCGGGAACGGATCCTGACCGCCGCCGGGGAAGTGTTCGCCGCGCGCGGCCTGGACGCCACACTCGACGAGATCGCCGCGCATGCGGGCCTCGGCGTGGGCACCGTCTACCGGCGCTTCGCCAACCGGGAAGAACTGGTCGAGGCGCTGTTCCAGGAGCGCCTGGCCCAGGTCGCGACGCTCGCCTCCGCGGCCCTGGAGGAGCCGGATTCCTGGGTCGCGCTGAACCTGCTGTTCGAGGCACTCGGCGCGATGATCGCCACCGACCAGGGCCTGTTCGAGGCGATGATCTGCCGCCCGGAGAACCAGGGCCGGGCTGCGGTGCGCGAACGGATGCAGCCGATCGTCGGTGAGATCTTCGCGCGGGCGCAGGCCGATGGACACCTGCGGGCCGACGTCGTCCCGACTGACTTCCCGATGCTGCTGCGGATGATCGCGGCCGTCGCCGAGTTCACCCGTGAGGTCCGGCCCGAACTCTGGCGGCGCTACCTGGCGATCCTCCTCGACGGCCTGCGGGTGGACCGCACGGAACTCACCGAGTTGAGCGAGACGCCGATCGACCCCGTCGAGGTCGACGAGGTGCGGTCCTGCTGGGGCTCGCGCCGGCGCTGA
- a CDS encoding YciI family protein: MTSTRHFVYRLIPHQREGGDPRADTAIGEHLAYWAALVDAGRVVVAGPVAGALGVWGLAVVAAENVEQVRGLGQADPAVVAGIAEYEVLEMPSSLVRSLPPAQRPTTGRIHPPRRSDGPRRPHRCS; encoded by the coding sequence ATGACCAGCACCCGACACTTCGTCTACCGCCTCATTCCGCACCAGCGGGAGGGCGGCGATCCCCGGGCCGACACAGCGATCGGGGAACACCTGGCCTACTGGGCCGCGCTGGTCGACGCGGGCCGGGTCGTCGTCGCCGGCCCCGTGGCCGGAGCGCTCGGGGTCTGGGGCCTGGCCGTGGTCGCCGCCGAGAACGTGGAGCAGGTCCGCGGCCTCGGCCAGGCCGACCCGGCGGTGGTCGCCGGGATAGCCGAGTACGAGGTCCTGGAGATGCCCAGTTCGCTGGTGCGGTCCTTACCGCCTGCGCAGCGCCCGACCACGGGACGGATCCACCCGCCCCGCCGCAGCGACGGTCCGCGTCGACCGCACCGTTGCTCCTGA
- a CDS encoding serine protease, whose translation MTRPLIAAIVGVASLGAAGSAVAATTPGGGADSLVFSGGRWAPVATALVHPGVVTVTKDAACTSNFLYVDGLGHTYLGQAAHCSGTGSANETDGCSSKSLPLGTPVQIAGTDIVGTLAYNSWLAMQSSHEKDANACAHNDLALIRLPDSAVAKANPSVPVFGGPVGLNTTGTHAGDTVVSYGNSPLRQGIALLSPKQGASLGDDAGGWSHSIYTLTPGIPGDSGSAVLDGQGRALGDLSTLEFAPLPGANQVSDLAHEIEWARAHDASLRQLRLVAGTQPFTG comes from the coding sequence GTGACGCGGCCACTGATCGCCGCGATCGTCGGGGTGGCGTCCCTCGGCGCGGCCGGTTCGGCTGTGGCTGCCACGACACCGGGCGGCGGGGCGGATTCACTGGTGTTCTCCGGCGGCCGGTGGGCGCCGGTGGCCACCGCGCTGGTGCATCCCGGCGTCGTCACCGTCACCAAGGACGCGGCGTGCACGTCGAACTTCCTCTACGTCGACGGACTCGGCCACACCTACCTCGGACAGGCCGCCCACTGCTCGGGTACCGGTTCGGCGAACGAGACCGACGGGTGCAGCTCCAAGTCGCTGCCGTTGGGCACCCCGGTCCAGATCGCGGGCACCGACATCGTCGGCACTCTCGCCTACAACTCTTGGCTGGCAATGCAGTCCAGCCACGAGAAGGACGCGAACGCCTGCGCCCACAACGACCTGGCGTTGATTCGCCTGCCGGACTCCGCGGTCGCCAAGGCCAATCCGTCGGTGCCGGTGTTCGGCGGACCGGTCGGGCTCAACACCACCGGGACCCACGCCGGCGACACCGTCGTGTCCTACGGCAACTCCCCGCTGCGGCAGGGCATCGCGCTGCTCTCCCCCAAACAGGGCGCCAGCCTGGGTGACGATGCCGGCGGCTGGAGCCACTCGATCTACACCCTGACGCCAGGCATCCCGGGCGACTCCGGGTCGGCCGTGCTCGACGGCCAGGGCCGAGCCCTCGGCGACCTCTCCACACTCGAGTTCGCGCCGCTGCCCGGGGCCAACCAGGTCTCGGACCTGGCTCACGAGATCGAGTGGGCCCGTGCCCACGACGCGTCGCTGCGCCAACTGCGCCTGGTCGCCGGCACCCAGCCGTTCACCGGCTGA
- a CDS encoding MFS transporter produces the protein MTQTIPLPRSAAEAEPRVSHRWLALAILGVAQLMVVLDATIMNVALPSAQRALGFSDADRQWVVTAYALSFGSLLLLGGRLGDLIGRRATFMIGLVGFATASAVGGAAQNFAMLASARAAQGVFAALLAPAALGLLTTTFTDPKERAKAFGIFSALAGTGGAIGLLLGGALTTYASWRWALYINLGFAAIALFGTARLLPRMVRSGSVHLDWWGTLTASAGLFSLVYGISHAETAGWADGVTVGSLVVSALLLVTFAWTQTKVEHPLLPPRVVLDRNRAGSYLAMLVVGSGMFAVFLFLTYYLQQTVGFSAIRTGIAFLPMVAALVAAAQVTALVLLRRLGARILIPTGMAIAAVGLALLARIGVDTGYATHVLPGLIVMGLGIGVVFATAMQTAIAGVEHRDAGVASAMVNTVQQVGGSIGVALLGTIAGDAVSSYLSGKGVPTPALLQAAAVHSYTTTFWWAAGILAIGAGLVGAVLPSGTAAPVAQTASTEPVMVH, from the coding sequence ATGACCCAGACCATTCCGCTGCCGCGCTCCGCGGCGGAGGCCGAGCCAAGGGTTTCGCACCGTTGGCTCGCGCTCGCGATCCTGGGCGTTGCCCAGTTGATGGTCGTCCTCGACGCGACGATCATGAACGTCGCGCTGCCGTCGGCGCAGCGCGCCCTCGGTTTCTCCGACGCCGATCGCCAGTGGGTGGTCACGGCCTACGCGTTGAGCTTCGGCAGCCTGCTGCTGCTCGGCGGGCGACTCGGTGACCTGATCGGTCGCCGGGCGACCTTCATGATCGGCCTCGTCGGGTTCGCGACGGCCTCGGCGGTCGGCGGCGCGGCCCAGAACTTCGCGATGCTGGCCAGTGCCCGGGCCGCGCAGGGCGTCTTCGCCGCGCTGCTCGCGCCTGCCGCGTTGGGCCTGCTGACCACCACGTTCACCGACCCGAAGGAGCGCGCCAAGGCCTTCGGCATCTTCAGCGCGCTGGCCGGTACCGGCGGCGCGATCGGCCTGCTGCTCGGGGGCGCGCTGACCACCTACGCGTCGTGGCGCTGGGCGCTGTACATCAACCTCGGGTTCGCCGCCATCGCGTTGTTCGGTACCGCCCGACTGCTGCCGAGGATGGTGCGCAGCGGGTCCGTGCACCTGGACTGGTGGGGCACGCTGACCGCCTCGGCCGGTCTGTTCAGCCTGGTCTACGGCATCTCGCACGCCGAGACCGCCGGTTGGGCCGACGGGGTCACGGTGGGCTCTCTCGTGGTCTCCGCGCTGCTGCTGGTCACGTTCGCCTGGACGCAGACCAAGGTTGAGCACCCGCTGCTGCCGCCGCGTGTGGTCCTGGACCGCAACCGCGCCGGCTCGTACCTGGCGATGCTGGTGGTCGGCTCCGGGATGTTCGCGGTGTTCCTGTTCCTGACCTACTACCTGCAGCAGACGGTGGGCTTCTCAGCCATCCGCACCGGCATCGCGTTCCTGCCGATGGTCGCCGCCCTGGTGGCCGCAGCGCAGGTCACCGCGCTGGTCCTGCTGCGCAGGCTCGGGGCCCGGATCCTGATCCCGACGGGCATGGCGATCGCCGCCGTCGGCCTCGCGCTGCTCGCCCGCATCGGTGTCGACACCGGATACGCGACCCATGTCCTGCCCGGCCTGATCGTGATGGGCCTCGGCATCGGTGTCGTCTTTGCCACCGCGATGCAGACCGCGATCGCCGGGGTCGAGCACCGCGACGCCGGGGTCGCGTCGGCGATGGTCAACACCGTCCAGCAGGTCGGCGGCTCGATCGGCGTCGCGCTGCTCGGCACGATCGCCGGCGACGCGGTCTCCAGCTACCTGTCGGGCAAGGGCGTGCCGACCCCGGCGCTGCTGCAGGCCGCCGCGGTGCACTCGTACACGACGACCTTCTGGTGGGCCGCCGGGATCCTCGCGATCGGCGCCGGTCTCGTCGGAGCAGTGCTCCCGTCGGGCACCGCGGCGCCCGTCGCGCAGACCGCGAGCACCGAGCCGGTGATGGTCCACTGA
- a CDS encoding Pls/PosA family non-ribosomal peptide synthetase, which yields MTTYIEGRSAKQLAAEFAEILGEVLGTAAIDPAAGFFEDLGADSLTMAKFCSRVRKRADLPKVSMKDVYRSPSLAALATHLAATADPAAGPAAVTADPANDLAESVVVPQPALLAEPAPGSAPVAPVGRIQYFLCGLAQAVLLLALPVALATVMVLADDWLTGADGLLDTYLRTLAFSGALVTAAFVVPVGVKWLLVGRWKPTEIRIWSWGYLRFWVVKSVVQKNPLIHLLSGSPLLNLYLRALGARVGRGTTILAAQIPVCTDLVSIGSRSILHKNVMLSGYHAQAGVIRIGTVTIGDRVLVGTRSVLDIDTVMGDDSQLGHASALYRGQIVPAGERWHGCPARAGGADFRTIEERWPIHGRRIRFGVFQLLNLVAFGIPLSLLILAGLYVLPSYLTGTGWGDGRLDTASFYGIAAGISALVFLGPVLVGLPLLAVVTRLVGRFVRPGRVYPLHGIRHALLRFNTRVTNMKFYATMAADCSFVVHYLRMVGWRLKPYVQTGTNFGVVMHDDPFAVSVGKGTVVADGLMATNVDYSATTFRISPVAIGADNFLGNHVVYPAAGRTGDNCLLATMVMVPIDGPVREGVGLLGSPPIEIPRTVARDHGLAVTDPQELRRGLRRKNRHNAVTLMWFLLVRWFVIFAGFIAAEVAGELWDSLGTWALVACDAGFALFLFAFYTATERAVTRWATLAPDGVSIYSKAFWRHERYWKIPSHTFVQIFNGTVFKGLCWRLQGAKIGKRLFDDGAGFVERCYVHIGDHVTLNSTGTVQNHSQEDGAFKSDRTYLGDGVTLGPGAFIHYGVTVGEDAVIGTASFLMKGEQVPAGEHWGGNPAEPIERPARPLPQLQVEADPTASIPAPRSARFRLVLAGYASALAGAGAWVTLGGALAGNYPVIWAGFGAAAWLTGLLCLVAVAVDTLRTVRRRTARPEAVATPLIPRQPGPVQIIPPRSAPAAEVIEPRAVAIEEPAGIDTAAGDAWTRLSAQLDVLEQLQAKWFDGDPVGRDK from the coding sequence GTGACGACCTACATAGAGGGCCGGTCCGCCAAGCAGTTGGCGGCCGAGTTCGCCGAGATCCTCGGCGAGGTGTTGGGGACCGCTGCAATCGATCCGGCGGCGGGCTTCTTCGAGGACCTCGGCGCCGATTCACTGACCATGGCGAAGTTCTGCTCGCGCGTCCGCAAGCGCGCGGATCTGCCCAAGGTGTCGATGAAGGACGTCTACCGCTCACCCAGCCTGGCGGCGTTGGCCACGCACCTGGCTGCGACCGCCGACCCTGCCGCCGGACCTGCCGCCGTGACCGCCGACCCGGCGAACGACCTGGCCGAGTCGGTGGTCGTGCCGCAACCTGCGCTGCTCGCCGAGCCGGCGCCCGGCTCGGCTCCGGTCGCGCCGGTCGGCCGGATCCAGTACTTCCTCTGTGGTCTCGCGCAGGCGGTGTTGCTGCTGGCCCTACCCGTCGCGCTGGCGACCGTGATGGTGCTGGCCGACGATTGGTTGACCGGCGCCGACGGTCTCCTGGACACCTACCTGCGGACCCTGGCCTTCTCCGGTGCCTTGGTGACGGCGGCGTTCGTCGTGCCGGTGGGCGTGAAGTGGTTGCTCGTCGGGCGCTGGAAGCCGACCGAGATCCGCATCTGGTCGTGGGGCTACCTGCGCTTCTGGGTGGTCAAGTCAGTGGTCCAGAAGAACCCCCTGATCCACCTGCTGTCCGGCTCTCCGCTGCTCAACCTCTACCTGCGGGCACTCGGTGCCCGGGTCGGCCGCGGCACCACGATCCTGGCCGCCCAGATCCCGGTGTGCACCGACCTGGTCAGCATCGGGTCCCGGTCGATCCTGCACAAGAACGTGATGCTGTCCGGCTACCACGCGCAGGCCGGGGTCATCCGCATCGGTACGGTCACCATCGGCGACCGGGTGCTGGTCGGGACCCGTTCGGTGCTGGACATCGACACCGTGATGGGCGATGACTCCCAACTCGGCCACGCCTCCGCGCTGTACCGCGGCCAGATCGTGCCGGCCGGCGAACGTTGGCACGGCTGCCCGGCCCGCGCCGGTGGCGCCGATTTCCGCACGATCGAGGAACGTTGGCCGATCCACGGGCGGCGCATCCGGTTCGGCGTCTTCCAACTGCTGAACCTGGTGGCCTTCGGGATTCCGTTGAGCCTGCTGATCCTGGCGGGGCTGTACGTGCTGCCCAGCTATCTGACCGGCACCGGCTGGGGCGACGGCAGGCTGGACACGGCCTCGTTCTACGGCATCGCGGCGGGCATCTCGGCGCTGGTGTTCCTCGGGCCGGTCCTGGTCGGGCTGCCGCTGTTGGCCGTGGTGACCCGACTGGTCGGGCGGTTCGTCCGACCCGGTCGCGTGTACCCGTTGCACGGCATCCGCCACGCGCTGCTGCGGTTCAACACCCGGGTCACCAACATGAAGTTCTACGCCACCATGGCCGCGGACTGCTCGTTCGTCGTGCACTACCTGCGGATGGTCGGCTGGCGGCTGAAGCCCTACGTCCAGACCGGCACCAACTTCGGCGTCGTGATGCACGACGACCCGTTCGCCGTGTCGGTCGGCAAGGGCACCGTGGTCGCCGACGGGCTGATGGCGACCAACGTCGACTACTCCGCGACGACGTTCCGGATCTCCCCGGTGGCGATCGGGGCCGACAACTTCCTCGGCAACCACGTCGTCTACCCGGCCGCCGGTCGCACCGGCGACAACTGTCTGCTGGCCACGATGGTGATGGTCCCGATCGACGGGCCGGTGCGGGAGGGCGTCGGGCTGCTCGGCTCACCGCCCATCGAGATCCCCCGCACGGTCGCCCGCGACCACGGCCTCGCCGTGACCGACCCGCAGGAGCTGCGCCGCGGCCTGCGCCGCAAGAACCGCCACAACGCGGTGACCCTGATGTGGTTCCTGCTGGTGCGCTGGTTCGTGATCTTCGCCGGCTTCATCGCCGCCGAGGTCGCCGGCGAACTCTGGGACTCACTGGGCACCTGGGCCCTGGTGGCCTGCGACGCCGGGTTCGCGCTGTTCCTGTTCGCGTTCTACACGGCCACCGAACGCGCCGTCACCCGCTGGGCGACCCTGGCACCGGACGGCGTTTCCATCTACAGCAAGGCTTTCTGGCGTCACGAGCGCTACTGGAAGATCCCCTCGCACACCTTCGTGCAGATCTTCAACGGCACTGTGTTCAAGGGCCTGTGCTGGCGGCTGCAGGGCGCCAAGATCGGCAAGCGCCTGTTCGACGACGGCGCCGGGTTCGTCGAGCGGTGTTACGTGCACATCGGCGACCACGTCACGCTGAACTCCACGGGGACCGTGCAGAACCACTCGCAGGAGGACGGGGCGTTCAAGTCCGACCGGACCTACCTCGGCGACGGGGTCACGCTCGGTCCGGGTGCCTTCATCCACTACGGCGTCACGGTCGGCGAGGACGCGGTGATCGGGACGGCCTCGTTCCTGATGAAGGGCGAGCAGGTCCCGGCCGGCGAGCACTGGGGCGGCAACCCGGCCGAGCCGATCGAGCGGCCCGCGCGCCCGCTGCCGCAGTTGCAGGTCGAGGCAGACCCGACAGCCTCGATTCCCGCGCCGCGATCCGCCCGCTTCCGCCTCGTGCTCGCCGGCTACGCATCGGCGCTGGCCGGCGCGGGTGCCTGGGTGACTCTGGGTGGGGCGCTGGCGGGCAACTACCCGGTCATCTGGGCAGGGTTCGGCGCCGCCGCGTGGCTGACCGGTCTGCTCTGCCTGGTCGCGGTCGCCGTCGACACCTTGCGCACCGTTCGCCGACGCACCGCGCGGCCGGAAGCCGTTGCCACGCCGTTGATTCCGCGGCAGCCCGGCCCGGTCCAGATCATCCCCCCGCGGTCGGCTCCTGCGGCGGAGGTCATCGAACCCCGCGCCGTGGCGATCGAGGAGCCCGCCGGGATCGATACCGCCGCCGGCGACGCGTGGACCCGACTGTCCGCCCAACTGGACGTGCTCGAGCAGTTGCAGGCGAAGTGGTTCGACGGCGATCCGGTCGGGCGAGACAAGTGA
- a CDS encoding LCP family protein: protein MAEGDGRPENRPGGPVLAARPRNQWLWRRLTRRGKVVVSGGTALMLVSGCAGGLYLKLAGNVGVEAIDVVGARPTDSGVGQNILVLGSQSRAGQVGATLGDRGDSEELSDTAMLVHLSGDMKHAVVTSIPRDLIVPRPACVSRKADYRLIPASAGDMFNRAMNLGGPSCAVATVEHMTNLRVDHFIKVNFNGFRGIVDALGGIDVCVPAPGIHDWRSGLNLDPGRHTIRDQEALAFVRDRHGVGGGGDLDRIKMQQAFLSSLAQKVQSAGTLSNPVTLYKLANAATASLTVDPGLGSIRKLVSLARQLRGLTTHDITFITAPTTDDPNNRNRVVPMQPGFDQIFQDMSADRPIDASAFRPAKRSSAAAVRVQSLHPVNGAAAVLVRVLNATHRRGQAAEVAKGLRRMGFRVVGVGSTHAGSATGLSAGEGDTLLKSVLRGPVAAQPTPGKQHGLTLTIGTDFGGLHQPTAASGTNLAPDPSADTGDSATANANGDAPGADSTADALPAALARSADGDICSGLPKPRGDAAVKPRPAPKPAPTALPGALGDQPGADPSAVLAPVAPAVPTPVAPRPEGAQPQLKETRPNG, encoded by the coding sequence ATGGCCGAAGGCGACGGGCGTCCGGAGAATCGCCCGGGCGGTCCAGTCCTGGCTGCCCGGCCGAGGAACCAGTGGCTGTGGCGACGCCTGACCCGACGGGGCAAGGTCGTGGTCAGCGGCGGGACGGCGCTGATGCTGGTCAGCGGGTGCGCCGGAGGGTTGTACCTGAAACTGGCGGGCAACGTCGGCGTCGAGGCGATCGACGTCGTCGGAGCTCGGCCGACCGACTCGGGCGTCGGGCAGAACATCCTGGTGCTGGGTTCGCAGTCCCGCGCGGGCCAGGTGGGGGCCACGCTCGGGGATCGCGGGGACTCCGAGGAACTGTCCGACACCGCGATGCTCGTGCACCTGTCCGGCGACATGAAGCACGCGGTGGTCACCTCGATCCCGCGCGACCTGATTGTGCCCCGGCCCGCCTGCGTCTCCCGTAAGGCTGACTACCGGCTGATCCCGGCCTCGGCGGGCGACATGTTCAACCGGGCGATGAACCTGGGTGGGCCGTCCTGTGCGGTGGCCACCGTCGAGCACATGACCAACCTGCGGGTCGACCACTTCATCAAGGTGAACTTCAACGGCTTCCGCGGGATCGTCGATGCGCTCGGTGGAATCGACGTCTGCGTGCCCGCGCCCGGCATCCACGACTGGCGCAGCGGCCTGAACCTCGATCCCGGTCGGCACACGATCCGCGACCAGGAGGCGCTGGCGTTCGTCCGCGACCGGCACGGCGTCGGCGGCGGCGGGGACCTGGACCGCATCAAGATGCAGCAGGCATTCCTGTCCTCGTTGGCGCAGAAGGTGCAGAGCGCAGGAACCCTGAGCAATCCGGTCACGCTCTACAAACTGGCGAACGCCGCTACCGCGTCGCTGACCGTGGATCCCGGCCTGGGCTCGATCCGGAAGCTGGTCTCGCTGGCCCGGCAGCTGCGTGGGCTGACCACGCACGACATCACGTTCATCACCGCCCCGACCACCGACGACCCAAACAACCGCAACCGGGTCGTCCCGATGCAGCCCGGGTTCGACCAGATCTTCCAGGACATGTCGGCCGACCGACCGATCGACGCCTCCGCATTCCGGCCTGCCAAGCGTTCGTCCGCCGCCGCGGTGCGAGTGCAGTCCTTGCATCCGGTCAACGGCGCCGCGGCGGTCTTGGTCCGCGTGCTCAACGCGACCCATCGCCGCGGTCAGGCGGCCGAGGTCGCCAAGGGCCTGCGGCGTATGGGTTTCCGGGTCGTCGGGGTCGGCTCGACCCACGCCGGTTCCGCGACCGGCCTGTCGGCCGGTGAGGGCGACACCTTGCTGAAATCGGTGCTGCGCGGCCCGGTCGCCGCCCAGCCGACACCGGGCAAGCAGCACGGCCTGACGCTGACGATCGGCACCGACTTCGGCGGTCTGCACCAGCCCACTGCGGCATCGGGAACCAACCTGGCGCCGGATCCCTCGGCCGACACAGGCGATTCTGCCACCGCGAACGCGAATGGCGATGCCCCGGGCGCGGACTCGACCGCCGATGCGCTGCCCGCGGCCTTGGCCCGGTCCGCGGACGGGGACATCTGCAGCGGGCTGCCCAAGCCGCGCGGCGACGCCGCCGTCAAGCCGCGTCCGGCACCGAAACCCGCGCCGACGGCGCTGCCCGGTGCGCTCGGCGACCAGCCGGGGGCCGATCCGAGTGCGGTGCTCGCGCCGGTCGCACCGGCAGTGCCGACACCCGTCGCGCCGAGGCCGGAAGGTGCGCAGCCGCAACTGAAGGAGACCCGGCCGAACGGCTGA
- a CDS encoding SDR family oxidoreductase, with protein MADERGRVVVVTGASGGIGRACAQAFAARGDKVALLARGGSGLAGAASDVERAGGTALPIEVDVADAAAVMDAAGRAESEFGPIDVWVNVAFTSVFAPFMQIEPDEFKRVTEVNYLGYVYATRAALTRMLPRDRGAIVQVGSALAYRGIPLQSAYCGSKHAIQGFHDSLRCELLHERSNVSVTMVQMPAVNTPQFSWVLSRMPRRPQPVPPIYQPEVAARAVLYAADHPRRREYWVGGTTAATLIANKLAAGLLDRYLARTGFSAQQTDEPAPPDAPVNLWEPADGPAGQDFGAHGRFDDRATARSAQLWASQHHGLLGALGAGVLVAAATARAVTK; from the coding sequence ATGGCGGACGAGCGAGGCCGGGTCGTGGTTGTGACCGGAGCTAGCGGCGGGATCGGCCGGGCGTGTGCGCAGGCCTTTGCCGCGCGCGGCGACAAGGTGGCGTTGCTGGCCCGCGGCGGCAGCGGGCTGGCGGGTGCTGCTTCGGACGTCGAGCGAGCCGGTGGCACGGCGCTGCCGATCGAGGTGGACGTCGCCGACGCGGCCGCGGTCATGGACGCGGCCGGGCGGGCGGAGTCGGAGTTCGGGCCGATCGACGTGTGGGTGAACGTTGCGTTCACCTCGGTGTTCGCCCCGTTCATGCAGATCGAGCCGGACGAGTTCAAGCGGGTCACCGAGGTCAACTATCTGGGTTACGTCTACGCGACTCGGGCCGCGCTGACCCGGATGCTGCCGCGCGACCGGGGCGCGATCGTGCAGGTCGGCTCGGCGTTGGCCTACCGCGGGATTCCGTTGCAGTCGGCGTACTGCGGTTCCAAGCACGCGATCCAGGGTTTCCACGACTCGCTGCGCTGCGAGTTGCTGCACGAGCGCAGCAATGTCTCGGTGACGATGGTCCAGATGCCGGCGGTGAACACCCCGCAGTTCTCCTGGGTGTTGTCCCGGATGCCGCGGCGGCCGCAACCGGTGCCGCCGATCTACCAACCGGAGGTGGCGGCGCGTGCCGTCCTGTACGCCGCGGATCACCCCCGTCGGCGGGAGTACTGGGTCGGCGGGACCACCGCGGCGACGTTGATCGCGAACAAGTTGGCCGCGGGCCTGCTCGACCGCTACCTGGCCCGCACCGGATTCTCGGCGCAGCAGACCGACGAACCTGCCCCGCCCGACGCCCCAGTGAACCTCTGGGAGCCCGCCGACGGCCCGGCCGGGCAGGACTTCGGGGCGCACGGGCGCTTCGACGACAGGGCCACGGCACGCAGCGCTCAGCTCTGGGCCTCCCAGCACCACGGGCTGCTCGGTGCGCTCGGCGCGGGCGTGCTGGTCGCGGCCGCCACCGCTCGAGCGGTTACGAAGTGA
- a CDS encoding isocitrate lyase/phosphoenolpyruvate mutase family protein, with protein MTAGSEIYERFLALHARDGGLVMPNAWDGLSALLLADAGFEAIGTSSLALAASLGRLDARHAVSLQEHLAHAVLLGRLSGLPINGDFEDGYGRTGADVAATVDVAVEAGLAGIGVEDTSGDPRNPIRPFDEAVDRIRHAVAAARGRIVLTGRCDNFVHGRPDLDDTVRRLTAFAEAGVDVLYAPFLPDLAAVRTIVAAVAPKPVNVVVSPMDKKLTVFELQAVGVRRISLGGSLYRHVMAALAQAAAALASGDIASATETMSIQRMTDLLSPAQE; from the coding sequence ATGACTGCCGGGTCGGAGATCTACGAGCGTTTCCTCGCCCTGCACGCCCGCGACGGCGGCCTGGTGATGCCCAACGCGTGGGACGGCCTGTCGGCGCTGCTGCTGGCCGACGCCGGTTTCGAAGCGATCGGCACCTCCTCACTCGCGCTCGCGGCGAGCCTCGGCCGCCTCGACGCCCGGCACGCCGTCAGCCTCCAGGAGCACCTCGCGCACGCCGTGCTGCTCGGCCGGCTGTCCGGGTTGCCGATCAACGGCGACTTCGAGGACGGCTACGGCCGCACCGGGGCGGACGTGGCGGCCACGGTCGACGTGGCCGTCGAGGCCGGGTTGGCCGGGATCGGCGTCGAGGACACCAGCGGCGACCCGCGGAACCCGATCCGGCCGTTCGACGAGGCGGTGGACCGGATTCGGCACGCGGTGGCCGCGGCCCGCGGCCGGATCGTGCTGACCGGCCGCTGCGACAACTTCGTCCACGGCAGGCCCGACCTCGACGACACCGTCCGCCGGCTGACCGCCTTCGCCGAAGCCGGCGTCGACGTGCTCTACGCGCCCTTCCTGCCCGACCTGGCGGCCGTGCGGACGATCGTTGCGGCGGTCGCCCCGAAGCCGGTCAACGTCGTGGTGTCCCCGATGGACAAGAAACTAACGGTCTTCGAGCTGCAGGCGGTCGGCGTCCGGCGGATCAGCCTCGGCGGCTCGCTGTACCGACATGTGATGGCCGCGCTGGCGCAGGCCGCGGCCGCGCTCGCATCCGGCGACATCGCCTCGGCCACCGAGACCATGAGCATCCAACGCATGACCGACCTGCTCAGTCCGGCCCAGGAGTGA
- a CDS encoding NAD(P)H-binding protein, with the protein MKVFVIGAAGGIGRRLATLLTARGDAVTGMHRKPEQHETIAAAGAVALPGDLIADSVAELADRMSGHDAVVFSAGAHGTGMDQTTLIDGTGLEKAAAAAAAAGVRRFVLVSAFPEAGRGAQRGERFEHYMQVKKSADAHLTRTDLGWVIVRPGTLRDDPGDGLVAAWPALEYGFVCRDNVAAFLAAVLPESRLTRTIVELTDGRTPAADAVAALVRLQNR; encoded by the coding sequence ATGAAGGTGTTCGTGATCGGGGCGGCCGGCGGGATCGGACGGCGGTTGGCCACGTTGCTGACTGCCCGCGGCGACGCGGTGACCGGCATGCATCGCAAGCCCGAGCAGCACGAGACGATCGCCGCGGCCGGGGCTGTCGCACTGCCCGGTGACCTGATCGCCGACTCCGTCGCGGAGTTGGCCGACCGGATGAGCGGCCACGACGCGGTGGTCTTCTCCGCCGGCGCGCACGGTACCGGGATGGACCAGACCACGCTGATCGACGGGACGGGCTTGGAGAAAGCCGCCGCGGCCGCCGCTGCGGCTGGTGTGCGCCGGTTCGTGCTGGTCTCGGCCTTCCCGGAGGCCGGACGTGGCGCACAACGCGGTGAGCGCTTCGAGCACTACATGCAGGTGAAGAAAAGTGCTGATGCCCATCTGACCCGCACCGACCTGGGATGGGTGATCGTGCGACCGGGCACCCTGCGCGACGACCCCGGCGACGGTCTGGTGGCCGCCTGGCCGGCGCTGGAGTACGGGTTCGTGTGCCGCGACAACGTGGCGGCGTTCCTCGCGGCTGTGCTTCCTGAGTCGCGACTGACCCGCACGATCGTCGAACTGACCGACGGCCGGACACCCGCTGCGGACGCGGTTGCCGCGCTCGTGCGGCTGCAGAACCGCTAG